AAATGGAGTTGCTGTTGGAGGAACCAGCAGTAGAGATTCAAGCATGCCAAAGAAAACATTAGAAGGGGAGGCAGAAGCAACTGTTAGCAGTTAGCAAGTACAGTACCGACGCTGCTGCGATTAGGACAGAAGGGGGCACTGTCCTCCAGCAGACCTCAGTGGTGTGGAAGGAAAGGATTGCAGAACTTAGTGTTAAGCATGCAGAAGATGTCAATTGCATTGCAAGGCACCTCTAGGCAGGACTGGCAAGATTCCCAACTGAAAacctagaaagccactgccagtagTGTAGACGACACTGACAGATGGATGAATTCTCTGGTGCAATACAGGGCAGCGTCCCATGTTCACATTTTCGGCCTGTGCAAGCACTTGCCACATGCAGAAGTCCTCGGGGCCTCTGTGTGGGCTGCAGTTCCAAGCAGAGTACCCAGCCAGCAGCTTTTGGAGAGTGCAGCATATTCTTGGTGCAGCCCCTCTTGCTCAGCAAAGGCCTGCCGTTTCCTACTCTGAACTTGCACACTGCCTCTTACTGTCCCAGAATAGCTGCCCAGGCCAGAATGAACACTACAGACAAGCGAGACTTGTGCTGCTTTGGCCTGCGTGCAACAACTCTGGTTGAAATCTGCATTGAGGTGGGAGGGCATTATGTGCTGTTTTTTAAAGCCCCTCTCGCTTCCTGCACTGTTTTAACCccacctcctcttcttccaggccccTCTGTGACTGAGAACTCATCACAGTGGAGTTAGGACCAGACCTAAAATATAGGAGCCATGGAGGAGCTGTGATAAAttgacatgttttgttttgttttttttaaggaaggaaagagtCCCATCTCCATCTGGTGCACCAGCCCTGCTAAATTTAAAGTTCCAAGTTTGCAAAAGTACCTAAAAGTTGTTCCCCCACTCACAAGTAGCAGGAGGCCTTGCTAGTGATACTGATGCTGAGCCATGGCAGAAGcttcccaaaagctcaacaacttttgtgtccggattttcacttcttgaaataatGGGAACTCTTAACTTTCTGGTGCTTAATATTAAAAACAGGTTTTTGGTGGATGAAATTAGCCTATTCCTAGTTTGGCACTTAAGAAAAGTTACTAAGTGTTCGCTGTAAGAAGGAGACAGAGTCGGAAGCGGTTAGTTGTTTTTATTCAACTTCTTTCTGATGCTAACAGTTAATCATCATGAAAATGTAAATAAAGCCACTTGAGCCTGGAAGTGAGATTGCCAGTTTGTTGGTGAGGAAGTCATTggattccatttttatttaatttattatatatTCCCCTACCCTTTTATACTTATGGTCACTAGATAGGCTAAGTTAGACTAAGAGTAACTAGTCCAATGTCAGCCTGTGAACTTCATGGATGTGAGGGGAGTTGAATTTGGGTCTCCCCAGCATAGGGCTCTAAAATAACCACTGTGACAAAAAGAGAGCGAGCCTGGTCTCTTGTCCTTCCATTGCTGTCTGGCAGGAAATTTGGAAAAATAACCAGCTCCATCTGCCCcaaggtgtgtctggcaccttcccACCAAAGACATCAAATGTGACACAAGCTCTGAATGGCACTAGTCTCCTTTTGACCACTCAAACCAATGTGCGAGAGAAAGCCCTTTAAATCTGAGTTGCCGCCTTATTCCTTGCTCCTCGCATCAGGGTCTGATTCCGTCCCTACTACTGGGGTCCATCATCTGCTCTCAACCATCAGAACATGCCCATCTACGCTATAATGCTTGTGAATAATCTGAGAAGCCAGTTTTTATCAGGTAGCTTTCAGCCATAacactccctttaaaaaaaaaaaaaaccaaaaaaaaaaaaaccacctgccTTATCCCTTTGCCTTCTTCCCTTCCATTATTCATAAAACTTCATGTACGTTGGCTCCTGGGGTCTGCAGTGTGAGTTTGTCAAAATCTGGGAATCTAGTGATCTCCCACATGTCTAAGCCACTTTAGTTCATGCtatagtaaggttaccagacgtctccgtttcccagggacagtccccggatttacaaatcagtccccatacaaaatacATTGAAGTtgaagtgtccccggattcattggaaaaaaaatctggtaaccttatgctaTAGGAGCGTAAGATTGCaggtgtaaaaaacaaaacaaaaaacagccagTGCTCTGATCTCTGGGAAAGACAGGGTGCGGTAGGCTGGTTCTGTGCCTAGCGAGAGGGATTTGGCTGGGAAACGCAGGGTGCATTGTCTCAGGATTTTAGTATTTCCTAGGGCACCCCTGTATTCCTTCCCATCTGGGTGGGCTAGGAGTTGAGAGGGAAGTAGAGGCAGCTATTACTAGGTGGTAAAGACACAACTGGCTTACTCTCTGAGGCGGCAGCTGTGCAACGAAAGATAAGCAGGCTCTAGTCTACTgaaaatgttgggaaagatggagggcacaaggagaaggggacgacagaggatgagatggttggacagtgttctcgaagctactaacatgagtttggccaaactgcgagaggcagtgaaggataggcgtgcctggcgtgctctggtccatggggtcacgaagagtcggacacgactgaacgactgaacaacaagtctACTGAGCTTTCCCCTTCCAGCAGAACCACTGCAATCCACAAGCTGTCTGGCCATTCATCGGGCACCTCTCACAACTAGCCAAAGGCAGCTATAGACTGTAGCCTGCTAGGCATCTGACAATGCCCTTGGCAGAGTAAGCCTGCCTGCAAAAGTGGCTTATGAAGGGCTCCCCATAAACAGGCTGATGCAATCAATGAGATGAACCACATTGTTTCTGTCCACTCTAGCTGGCCTTGACCCGATACGCTGGATATTTATATTCATGTAATCTGCCAATCACCTATGCCATATACCTTTCAGGCTAGATTTGCCGTGAGAAGCATATGCACCCACCCACTGCTCAAAGAGTGCTGGCAGGCTTCACAGAGCATAAATCCCCCTGGTGGTGAAATTCCTTCACAGCAGCAAGGCAACATTTTCAACTGGAGCCTTCTATGATGCTGCAGAATCCAGAATCCATTCATGACAGCATCCACTTTCTGGCTTGCCTggaaaagcaggggggggggaatggctcaGTGAACTGCCACTAAACCCAAAAATACTAATAGGAAGGTTGAGCTGGTAAACCACTAAAGCAGCCTGCATCAGAGCccgaagggcaccaggttggagaaggctgccctATAGCAAAGTTATATGAAGAGAATCCTTTTCCAAGTGCAAAGTGAGCTTCGACTAAAAAtcctcttcaaggtttcaggttTGCAGGGTCCAGGACACAATAGAATTCATTCTGGCCATCTCCAGAGAATGCCCTGCAGGCTGCCTGGGTTTCATAGGCAGTTTCCACTGTTGAGAAAGTTATTGACCGATTTCGATAGTGAAGCAAAAACTAACATTGGAGCAAAAGCTAATGCTTCCAAGGCTAATACTCTCTGAAAAACCACAGCATGTGCTGGATATGACTCCCATCAGTGTGATAATAACGAAAACACTTTACTCAGAATACCTCTTCTCCACCTCTACCAATCACTTGTTATGAAGGGAGGGGTGGGCTGCAGTGTGAAGTCGATGAGCTACGACAAAGCCCCCTTCCCAGAAACCCCCTGCACCAGGCAAGAACTCCACAGCAGACATGTGGGGATTGTTTAGCAGAGAAACCTCTGTACTTTAACGCAATGACCTTTGTAGATGGGAGAGTTGTGTGTCAGTAACAGGAGTGTGTATTTATGGCAGTTTTGTGGCGGCAAGGAAGAAGTGGTCCCGCGTGCCATGCTGTCAAGGCTTTGCTCTCCCTCCTCTATTGTAGGCAATGACTGCAAGGCTGAAAAAATACAGCTTAATTGCTGACACTataggccagagctttccaaactgtgtgtcacgacacattagtgtgtcagctgcagtgtgtaagtGTGTCGCGCTAATGCTCTCCACGGTCCTCcaagggctggaaaggggttaagGAGTTTAACCTCTtgcttgctagtaaaactgagttactgtgttgtgaaatgatgcatgtctaaaaagtgtcacCAACATGAGTTCGGAAAGCTCTGCAGTAGGCCAACAACTGGCAAATGCACTGGGATGCAGCTTTGGTCCCTTCCCAGTTTTTAGAGCACAGGGTAGCCAAAGTCTGGTGATGAGTCCAACCCATGACTCCCCTAATAAGAGCACCACTTACAGACAAGCTGGTTCTACATACTTTTATTGGGTTTAGAACTGGACAAATCACAAGTGTACAAAATGGTAGACCACACTATCAGAAGCAGAGGACTGTGGGCTGCAGCAGCATTTCTATTGACCcaaaagcattttgggaaatgaAAGCATAAACTGATTGGGCAAAAGGAAAAAGGGCGGGggcaagggagagagaagagaatgaAGGCAAGGAATTGCGTAACTGGCCAGTTCCAAATTAAGAGGACAAAACCTGTAGATTTTTAAAGACAAGCTGACATGTCCTCATGTGCCTGCTGGGTTTACTTTTTGGAGGAGGGTGTAGTtctgattgggggtggggaaggggaaggtgcTGGCTTTGCCAGCCGTTAACAGGGCCCCAAGGCTTTGAAATGTTTTGCtatgcccacccaccccagcccaaCAAGGAGCAGATGCCAACCCTCAGCCTTTTTGGTCACAAACCTTCCCAGAGCAGGGCTCCTTATCAAGGACTCTACACaacaaagagggaggggaagtgtgAGCCCCACTCTGGCTGCACAGCAACAATCACAACAGCAATAGCAAGCACAGGAGCCAGAATCAACTCAAGGTTTGCCCAGCCTATGGTTTTCAGGCCTATTCTACAAGTACATATGCACAAGAACTTCCAAAAATACTAGGATAGGATATGATGCAAGTAGTGACACCAACAGAAGAGGAGGGTTTTATCACATGGTGGTGGATGTTCCCTAGAATGACCACAAGGGGGTGGTGGTTAGACTGGCCCTTTTATACCCTTGGGACAGAAGCAAGAGGTGAGctgtggcagggggggggggggctctctagCCGCCCACCGCCAGCTGCAAACTCCAACAGTGACTGAAGCCAGAGCAGGCGCCAGTGTTCTTTTTTCCAGAGAAGCTGCAGGAGTCTAGCTTCCAGCCTCTGTACGGAGGAGGGGCCAGAGAGATGCTCTTCAATTGTACTTTGAGACCAAGGGAGGCTGGGGAAGAGGGAGCCAGCTGGCTGCTGAGGGCTAGCATCTTGTCTCGTAGATTCCACTCCTGCCAATGTACCTCACCCATTTGATCACATCATGGTCACTGTAGTTCAGCTTTGGCTCAAAGACTTTCAGGTAGCGCACCTTCAGCCCGGATGGTGCAAATGGGACCTGTGCAAAAGGAGAGCAAGGATGGAGAGCAGAAATAAGCCTACAGCCTGCCCACCCCATCATACAGCACTGAAGAAACTGCTCATAGCAGGAGTCTTTTTTAGTTCTCTACCACCTCAGCAATTCTGAAGATCTCCTTAAGTCAAAAGCCAAACTGTTGGCTACTCTTTAATAATTCCAGTAAGAAATCTGCAGCTGTTACCCAGAAGCACACAACTGGGAAACAGATTTAAATAAACAAGTTGCTTGCCAGATCCTGTTATTGCCCAGGAGGGACATACATAAGTAGCTAATGATTAGCTGAAATACCACCTTGAACTGCGATAGGAATGTGCAAATTTTGCTTTCAGTACAACTTGAGtacacatcaatctctgacttttgtcttctgggtttctgggggttttcctgttattctgtctctcacagctaaaataaacctaccattaaaattatggactggtcatttcttcgtcacaGGGCAAActggcaaatttagcaggggatcaaatactttttcccctcccccactgtaCCATGGCTTTTGGAAGCTAATGACTCTCTCATTCCAGCTTTTCAACCCGTAGGAAGACAGAAAGCATGGCAGTTCGGTTTGCAGGGGATTTCTTAAACTTGCATCATAATGGTAATCAGGATGAAAAGTCCTATAGTGATAAGCAGAACCtttgggggcacacacacacaaaagctatgGTGAAAGATTCTTCACTGACAAATGACTTCTGTTAAACAGGGGCGTACAAGAAATTAATGCCTGTGCTCACTGCACCTTTGCTTTTGCAGTGATGCTGCCCCTGCATGGAGTTGGAATAATTCATAGGTAGCTTCAGCAGCCATCTAGGAAAAGACTCTGCCCTCATACCTCAAAGTTCATGGAGATCGGTGGCCGAGCCCATTTCTTCTTGTCGTTGGTGGGAAGCAGTTCTATCTCTGCGCTGATCTGAGATTCCTTCATTCCAGCCATACGCTTAATTCTAAGAAATGAGAAAAGGGAATAAAGAGGAAGCTGTTCTCTAAATCAGGTAAGCCTGGAGGGGAGTATGAGAACTGCGAGAGTACCAATACCCTTATTAGGCTACAGTTGCCTAGATCAAGAAGTGTGAAAGGACTTACTTCCAGACAATGGCATTCTCACTGGCTTTGTATTTTGCCTTCCCTTTCATGCAGATGACCTGAACGCCACTTGTGTTAAGAGGTGTTGGGATTCGAACCTGGAAGACagaagtaccatatatacttgagtataagcctagtttttcagcacattttttgtgctgaaaaagctgccctcggcttatactcgagtgaggcgggtggtgggggtggcaagaaagaagccctttctctccgcttgtgccgccacccgctctccccagtcaaccattccttaagaagtgtacaagaacggcggttctttactctccccaggcagcagttccattcctgaactgctcacataaatgcaaacttggcaaaggaagaagaggaaggagcagcccaaagggttgctttcgggctgctcgttcctcctcctcctccacagccgcaaaggtgaaccggcttatactcgagtcaataagctttcccaggtttttgtgggaaaattaggtgcctcggtttatattcgggtcggcttatactcgggtatatacggtagtttggATTCCATTTCAACAGAAATGTCACTTCTGTTGTCATTTCAACAGAACTTTTCCCATTTGTCAACAAACAGTCCAGGACACATAAGGAGCAGCTAGCTTTGCCATCGATAGTGAAATGTATGCCAAAAGACTCTAGCCATGCTAAGCTACTAGCGGTGTGGTTCTGTTGCAGTGCAAACATATCCAGCCAAAACCTGCATCATATCCAAGGACAGTTATGGCACTCTGATCTTCAGAAAAAGCCAAGGCTGTGCAAAGGCCTGGCAGCATCTATACTCAGGCACCAAGAGGGAAAAGCAGGGAGAACAGCCCCTGCCCCCATCTTTCATAGGCTAACAAGTTggaggcgaagaagaagaagaagagtttggatttgatatcccgcttctcactacccgaaggagtctcaaagcggctaacattctcctttcccttcctcccccacaacaaacactctgtgaggtgagtggggctgagagacttcaaggaagtgtgactagcccaaggtcacccagcagctgcatgtggaggagtggagacacgaacccggttcaccagattacgagtctactgctcttaaccactacaccacactggctccttccaCAGAAGCCCCCTCCCAACACCACTACAACATATTGCTGCGTCTTGTGCAAACCTGATGCCCTTGTTGCACTTACCTCTATCTTCTGAGCCAATAGGGAAGGCTTAAAGTTGGATTTGATCACCACCTTCACCTCCAGCTTGGTGCGGCCCACCTCCCGCACCAGGGGGATCACACGGAAGGGCAGGATAATGTCCTTAGTGGTTCGATACCTGAGGGTCAAGATTTAATATCCTTTAGTGGATGGAGATGAAGGCATCCCAGTGTCTGACCGCTGGATGGTGACAAGAAGAGAAACCCATATGCTTTCGCTTAGAGAAACAGAGGGTGGCCATGCCACAGTTTGCAAATCCTCTCCTTGAGAGGACACTTGATCTGAAACACAGCCTAATGCTAAACCACTTGTTAGCTTTTGAAAGGAAATAGGACATAATGGACAGAGCAGGTGTTAATACAGTTAGGTTAAAAACTGCTCTCTGTCTACTTTGCAGAACAATTAAAtggaaaagcaatttaaaaacctGAAAAGGCAGCCACATCTATTTCCAGCATGCAAAAAAGGTGCCGAGAACAGTGGAGCTTATGCACATTTATTGGGGAGAGggaaacagggctttccttcaaagcccaactgcactggctgccaattagtttccgggcccaattcaaagtgcttgctttgacctataaagccttagcccactcaggaccgcaatacctcaaagacTACCTCTccacatatgaaccaacccagaccctgcaattgTCATCTGAGCCCCTTCTTCatctgcctcctccacaagaggtccagagggcagcaacacaagaacgagccttttctgcagtggcaccccGTTTGTAGAAGGtttacctggtgccttcattatatatctttaggcaccattTGGCCTCCAATGTCTCAAGCAGAAGAGTGTCAATCATCACTACCCCACGATCAATGCAATACAGTTACAAGCTCCACCCCTTGGGCCAGTTCTGTACTCAAATATGCAAGTGACCAAGTGAAGAATACCTAGCTGTGACTTGCAGAGAGCCCCCCAACGATTCCCCTATGGCAGCCAAGGCAGAGGCCAACCTGTGCAGCAGCCTATTCCCACCAGCCATACCTCATGAGTTCAAACTCGCCGTCTGGGGGTATGAAGCTGATGCTCCGCTCCGAGTCAAACTTGCTGAGCCTCACGCACTGGTGGAAGGTGCAGTCATCAATAGCAATCGACTGCTTCCCACTACGGCACAAGAACACAAGGAGAGTCACAATCAGAAGCACTTGCTGGCATGCATATGAGGCTGCAGCAGTACTCAGGCTATCAGCTGCAATGAGACTACTCTACAGAGCACTTTGCCATCACAGGAGGAATTATGAAGGAAACGAGGCAGAGAGGAGAGCAACTGGAGCCAACAGATTCCCTCACAGGCAGTAGGGCTGTTTGGCTATCCACCAAGACTCAAGTAATAGGCTTTTCCCCAGCAGCCCACCAGTGATTGCTATACAAGGCTCACTCCTGCTCTGCCCATAACACTTCATCTGGCAGACTGGAGTCCAGTCTGCCCTGCCCAAGCCCTTTGGGTGGAAGAAGCAACACAACCCTAcaagagggttttttttcagACCATTAAGCAGCACAAGGCAGAAAGAGCCCTTTGCCCTCCAACCTTTGCATTTCCATGTACCAGAAAGTACTTGGGGGCAAGACAATTTCCTCTCTAGCAGGCTTAAAACATCAGCAAAGTCACTGGAGTTTAGTGTTGACTTACAGCATCCAGCAAGGTCTCACTTTTCTGCACCTTTGCTGAAAGAGGCAGGGGAGGCTCCCCACAGCCACTTGTAGAGGAAAAACTCCAGGAACAATCCAAAACCACCAAGATCTCATTGCAACTCTTGGCTAGTGCAAGTGTTGAATGGGAGCAAGCGAATGACACTCAAGACACAGACGTCATTCAAGGAGGGTGTGCCAGAGTACAGAAGGGTTGCTTCTGGGCCACAGGGTACAGAAGGGGGTGCCCAAGACATGGAATGGGCATAGGAAACAGCTTGCTTCATATTTATATGGTTCAGGCTTTGTTTCAAGAGCTGAGCAGCCTGGCCAATATGTTTTGGTGAAAGGGTTTGGTAAAGGCTTCGCTTAGCAACTTGTCACTTGCATTCTACTGGGAATATCTCCTTGAAATTCAGgcgcactctctcacacacacatacagtggtaccccgtgttacgcacgcaatctgttccagatcgcgctacgtaacacgggcgtgtgTAACACgaatgccaccccccaaaaaagaaaaaacccagaagtagtgcgatttgagtgcttctgtgcatccgggggtcATGCgcactccggaaacgcttccgggttgtgggcgttcttaaCTTCCCACAGCCCAATGAATTTACTTCTCTGCCCACTGTCATCATGATAAAACCATATTTAGATTCACCTTCCTATTCAAACTTCTCTCATGGGCTTCCCCACCTGCTTTCATACCTGGGAGGAGGAAGGAGTTCCTGTGCCATCTGGCTACTCTGCTAAATGCAAGAAGCCAACCACAGCCTTCGCCAGGAGTAGTAACCCCTACTATAATGCCCTATGAAACTCGCCCAGCTTGCGCAGGACTGTCCCCAGACCAGCCTGATGGGACAGCAACACTTCGTAGTGGGCTTTGTTCCCTAGAACAGGCAAGTGGCAGCTCACCCTTCAATCACAGGCATGACCTGTGTGGAAGTGTCTAAAGATGGTGGCACATGCACAAGTCACACAAAGCAAAAAGATGGGGAAGGGGTGAGGAGTGCGTGCACACAGCAGTAAGCAGGTTATCTACCTTCCTGTTTCACTGGAGTCAGCagaacacaaaaaaagaaaaaaaaagaattcattaACAAAAGTGGTTATCAGGGAGTAAGGAGGGCCTCAGAGCCAGTCAGCCTGCACCGGTGGTCCATTTGAAAACTGACAGGACCACAGACAGCTATGCTTTAGCTGAAGCTGACACGTGGAGGGAGAAGCAGACCAATGCTGGTTGCGGTATTATTCCACCCCGCCACTCCCATTCATTCCACAGACTAGCTAGCCCAGCGGGAAGGGACGCAATTTCATGGCTCTTAATTTACAGGCTCACATATTAGGATAGTTTGCTAATTGGCCAAGCCAACGATAGCGGAATGTTGAGTGGAATGAATCAAGATTCGCTATTTGTACCTTCTGCTGTTCTCACTCCCGTTCAAACCATTATCAATTTggaagtagcagcagcaagactAGAGAACAGTCAACTAGTTTACTGGAAATGGGTTATAAACAAAAGTGGTTCCGGTCTCAGCAGGGTGTAAAACAAGAACAATCACCCTTAAGAAAGCTAGAGTGGCTTCCCAAATAAGAAGGGAGCAAGACAGGGCAGACAGACACACAAAGTTCAGCTGTGCCAACTGGGGCCCACAGTCAGCCCCCACCCGTACCTCTTCCCTGTTTCATCCGCAGTCCCTTTGCCTTGCTTCTCAATTACAATCTTGTCATTCATGCCAAACTTGCATTCTGGCATTCCGCTCAGGTAGCTCTTCATCACCACCCTGCCAGAGACATGGGCGCTCAATACCTGACCTGGAGAGAAACACAGAAAGAACAACAGCTAAAGCAGGAGAGAACAAAGTGTCATCACCCTCAACCTCCTTCCTTTATTTCACTAGAGTAGCAGTCCCTTTGCTGCACTTACCTTGTGGTGACATCAGCAAATTCACACTCTCCAGCACATCCAAGAAGAGTTCATTGCGACGATATTTGATCCCTTCACGCCTCCAGCCAATTTGACCAGTTACCTGGCTAGTAATCTGAGACTGCTCTTCCTTAGTCTGAAGGACAAAGAACACACATGCTTTTAGAAGCCCAATATGTCACGGGCAAACTCTACCAACAACAGAAGATTGCCCTGCGTGACAATACACTTGCTACAAATAGACATACCTGCAACCACTACCCATTTATTCTAGGGGCCAGTGGGCAGATCAGTGTGGAGAACATCAGTCACGTCAACTAGGAAAGGAGGTAAGTTCTTAGGTGCATCTGTTCTAAGGGTCAAGATTTCAAAGTTACACCCCCATTGGGTTTGGAAATGTTATAACTGAAAGTGCACTCCGCCCTCGTATGTGTTGTGGAAGCAGGCACTTGCAAGCCAGGAGTACGACAAGGAAACACAATTTGAATATTACAAGGAGGCTGAAGATGTAGTTATGCCAGAGCAAGGTTCACTGTCCACTCCACCCAATCAACTGGTTTTTCAGTCTACAATCATTCATGCAGTGCAAGGCCACCGGTCAGTCCCTGTTTCAGAACCAT
The sequence above is drawn from the Lacerta agilis isolate rLacAgi1 chromosome 5, rLacAgi1.pri, whole genome shotgun sequence genome and encodes:
- the AP2M1 gene encoding AP-2 complex subunit mu isoform X1, whose product is MIGGLFIYNHKGEVLISRVYRDDIGRNAVDAFRVNVIHARQQVRSPVTNIARTSFFHVKRSNIWLAAVTKQNVNAAMVFEFLYKMCDVMTAYFGKISEENIKNNFVLIYELLDEILDFGYPQNSETGALKTFITQQGIKSQHQTKEEQSQITSQVTGQIGWRREGIKYRRNELFLDVLESVNLLMSPQGQVLSAHVSGRVVMKSYLSGMPECKFGMNDKIVIEKQGKGTADETGKSETGSGKQSIAIDDCTFHQCVRLSKFDSERSISFIPPDGEFELMRYRTTKDIILPFRVIPLVREVGRTKLEVKVVIKSNFKPSLLAQKIEVRIPTPLNTSGVQVICMKGKAKYKASENAIVWKIKRMAGMKESQISAEIELLPTNDKKKWARPPISMNFEVPFAPSGLKVRYLKVFEPKLNYSDHDVIKWVRYIGRSGIYETRC
- the AP2M1 gene encoding AP-2 complex subunit mu isoform X4; amino-acid sequence: MIGGLFIYNHKGEVLISRVYRDDIGRNAVDAFRVNVIHARQQVRSPVTNIARTSFFHVKRSNIWLAAVTKQNVNAAMVFEFLYKMCDVMTAYFGKISEENIKNNFVLIYELLDEILDFGYPQNSETGALKTFITQQGIKSQTKEEQSQITSQVTGQIGWRREGIKYRRNELFLDVLESVNLLMSPQGQVLSAHVSGRVVMKSYLSGMPECKFGMNDKIVIEKQGKGTADETGKSGKQSIAIDDCTFHQCVRLSKFDSERSISFIPPDGEFELMRYRTTKDIILPFRVIPLVREVGRTKLEVKVVIKSNFKPSLLAQKIEVRIPTPLNTSGVQVICMKGKAKYKASENAIVWKIKRMAGMKESQISAEIELLPTNDKKKWARPPISMNFEVPFAPSGLKVRYLKVFEPKLNYSDHDVIKWVRYIGRSGIYETRC
- the AP2M1 gene encoding AP-2 complex subunit mu isoform X2 produces the protein MIGGLFIYNHKGEVLISRVYRDDIGRNAVDAFRVNVIHARQQVRSPVTNIARTSFFHVKRSNIWLAAVTKQNVNAAMVFEFLYKMCDVMTAYFGKISEENIKNNFVLIYELLDEILDFGYPQNSETGALKTFITQQGIKSQTKEEQSQITSQVTGQIGWRREGIKYRRNELFLDVLESVNLLMSPQGQVLSAHVSGRVVMKSYLSGMPECKFGMNDKIVIEKQGKGTADETGKSETGSGKQSIAIDDCTFHQCVRLSKFDSERSISFIPPDGEFELMRYRTTKDIILPFRVIPLVREVGRTKLEVKVVIKSNFKPSLLAQKIEVRIPTPLNTSGVQVICMKGKAKYKASENAIVWKIKRMAGMKESQISAEIELLPTNDKKKWARPPISMNFEVPFAPSGLKVRYLKVFEPKLNYSDHDVIKWVRYIGRSGIYETRC
- the AP2M1 gene encoding AP-2 complex subunit mu isoform X3 → MIGGLFIYNHKGEVLISRVYRDDIGRNAVDAFRVNVIHARQQVRSPVTNIARTSFFHVKRSNIWLAAVTKQNVNAAMVFEFLYKMCDVMTAYFGKISEENIKNNFVLIYELLDEILDFGYPQNSETGALKTFITQQGIKSQHQTKEEQSQITSQVTGQIGWRREGIKYRRNELFLDVLESVNLLMSPQGQVLSAHVSGRVVMKSYLSGMPECKFGMNDKIVIEKQGKGTADETGKSGKQSIAIDDCTFHQCVRLSKFDSERSISFIPPDGEFELMRYRTTKDIILPFRVIPLVREVGRTKLEVKVVIKSNFKPSLLAQKIEVRIPTPLNTSGVQVICMKGKAKYKASENAIVWKIKRMAGMKESQISAEIELLPTNDKKKWARPPISMNFEVPFAPSGLKVRYLKVFEPKLNYSDHDVIKWVRYIGRSGIYETRC